One part of the Sardina pilchardus chromosome 5, fSarPil1.1, whole genome shotgun sequence genome encodes these proteins:
- the nrgna gene encoding neurogranin (protein kinase C substrate, RC3) a, producing the protein MDCRNQGCNQPPDEDIMDIPLDDPAANKAAAKIQAGFRGHMTRKKMKDEKPREEKQRDHK; encoded by the exons ATGGATTGCCGGAAC CAAGGGTGCAACCAGCCGCCAGACGAGGACATCATGGACATCCCACTGGATGATCCGGCCGCAAATAAGGCCGCCGCCAAGATCCAAGCAGGCTTCCGCGGTCACATGACCAGGAAGAAAATGAAGGATGAGAAACCCAGAGAAGAG AAACAACGGGATCACAAGTAG